Genomic segment of Catenibacterium mitsuokai:
ATCCACACAATGGGAAATCGTAAGAATGGGTGCGGACATTAAAGTGAAATGCATGGGTTGCGGCGCAATTATCATGTTTTCACGAAGAGATTTTGAAAAGAGATTAAAAAAAGTAATTGAACATA
This window contains:
- a CDS encoding DUF951 domain-containing protein; amino-acid sequence: MEYGLHDIIEMKKPHPCKKSTQWEIVRMGADIKVKCMGCGAIIMFSRRDFEKRLKKVIEHKESE